GGGATGGGAACGTCCAGGGGGTCATCGGCGGTCCATTGGAGGAAGAGGCCGCGGCCCGCGTCCCCCTTGTGCATCTGACCGGTGGAGTGCAGGAAGCGGGGCCCGTACCCGACCGTCGTCGCCATCTTGTACCGGTCCCGAAGGAACGACCGAAGGGCGAGCAGGGCGTGATCGATCCCGGCGCCCGGCTGTACATAGGCTTGCAGGGCCACGTAATCCCCTGGAAGGGCCTGGCCCAGGAAGGCGATCAGGGCGTCGCCCGGGGTTTCCGCCAAGACGTCTCCATAGACCGCGATCCCGCCCGCCCGCAGCGTGGGGACCAGGGAGGGAAGCCTCCCCTCCTTCCGGTAGTCGTCCAGCATCCGCCGTGCGAGGATCTTCGCGGACTCCACGTTCGGCTGGTCGAACGGGTTGATGCCGATGCGGTGGCCGGCCACGGCCGTCGCCATCTCCCACAGGAAGATTTGCCCCCCGAGGTCGTACGGATCCTTCAGGCGAAGTCGAACCACGGGATGCCCCGCGTTTTCAAGGTCCTGCACGGCGCCATCGAGGGAATCGTCCCCTTCAAGACGCAGGTACACGAAGAGGCGGTCCTTCCCATAAACTTCCGGCGGCCCCGGCGGCTCTCCCACCACCGGCACGATTCCCCTCCCCTCCTTTCCCGTGCTCTCCGCGATCAACTGCTCCACCCAGTTACCGAACGCACCGATCGCGGGCGAGGCGATCAACGTGAGCTTGTCCCGCCCGGCGAGGGACAGCTCCCCCAGGATGATCCCCAGCCGGGCGCCGCGGTTGTCGCCCCCGACCGGGCAGTTGCACCCCTCGCAATTGCAGGCGGCGGTCATCGCCCGGTCGAGCAGGGTGTCCAGGTCCACGCCGATCAGCGCGGCAGGCACGAGCCCGAAGTAAGAGAGCGCCGAGTAGCGTCCGCCGATGTTCGGGTCGTTAAAAAAGGTTTTCCGGAATCGATGCGCCTGCGCGATTTCGGCCAGCTTGCTCCCCGGGTCCGTGATGGCGACGAAATGTTCTCCCGCCCGTCCCCGGCCGACCGCCTCGGTCACCCGGTTGTGGAAAAACTTGAAAAACGACAGGGTCTCCGCCGTATCCCCCGACTTGGTGGACACGAGGAAAACCGTCTTCGCCGGATCGAGCCGTTCGGCCTGCGCCAGGACCGCGCCGGGGACGGTGCTGTCCAGCACGGCCAGGTCCAGGTAGCCGTCCTTGACGCCGAAGGTCTTCCGGAAAACCTCGGGGGCCAGGCTGGAGCCCCCCATCCCCAGCAGAAGCGCGTCCGTGTACCCTTCCGCGCGGAGCGTGTCGGCCAATTCCCGCATCGGCTTCGTGTTCGCCGCCATGACTTCGGCGACGTTCAGCCAGCCGAGCCGGTTCCTGATCTCCGCCGAACCCGGCTTCCAGACGGTATGATCGTGGGCCCAGATCCGGCGCATCACCTGCCGTCCCTTCAACTCCGCCAGGGCGCGGTCCACCGCTCCCCGGTGGGACCCCAGGCTTTCCGACATGGGCGCCCACCCGGACAGAAGGCGCACCCGTTTCTCCGCGATGCTCTTCATGAGGGACCGGTGGGACCCGGCAAAAGCGGCGACGCCGTCGTCCTGAAGCCCTTGCGCAAGCCGTTCGAGGTCGATCCCCCGTTCCGGCAACGCCGCCAGCCGGGACCGGGCCTCCTCCACCCCCGTTTCGAGGGTGGAACCGACGGCGCCGTGGTCCAGAAACGCGTTGAGGGTCGCCGGCGGCACGGTGTTGACCGTATCCGGTCCGACGAGACTGTCGACGTAGAGCGTGTCCGGAAGGAGAGGGTCCTTGGCGCCGGTGCTGGCCCAAAGGGGGCGCTGGACGCGTGCGCCTTTCGCCGCCAGTCTCTCCCAGCGCTCGCCGCGGAAGATCTCGCGGAAACGCGCGTAGGCCGACTTGACGTTGTCGATGGCGACCTTGTCCGGCGGAGCGGCGATTCCCTGTTTCCCAAGCTCGACGTCCACCGCGGCATCGACCCGGCTGACGAAGAAGGACGCCACGGAGGCGACTTTTTCGACATTTCCGCCGGACTTCGACAGGTTCTCCAGCCCCTGCAGGTACGCGGCGGCGACGGGTTCGTACTGGGCGATGGAGAAGATCAGGGTGACATTGATATTGATCCCCTCCCCGATCAGGACAGGGATGGCCCGGACTCCGGCGGGGGTGGCCGGCACCTTGATCATCACGTTGGGACGGTTCACCGTCGCGAAGAGGCGGCGCCCCTCGACGACCGTCCCGTTCGTGTCGTGCGCCAGCTCGGGACTGACCTCCAGGCTCACGTACCCGTCGGCGCCGCCGCTGCTCCCGTAGAGCGGCAGAAAGACGTCGGCGGCAAGGCGAATATCCTCCACGGTCAACGCCTGGTAAATCTCCCCGTCCGACCGACCTTCCCTGACCAGCCGCCGCAGATCCTCGTCGTAGTCCGCGCTGCCGGCGATCGCCTTTTCGAAGATGGTCGGGTTGGAAGTGACCCCTCGCACCCCCGCGTCGACCATCCCCTGCAATTCGCCGGATACTATGAAGGACCGGCGGATGTAATCCAGCCAGACGGCCTGCCCGAGACGGTTCAGCTCCTGCAGCTTCATGACTTCGTTCCTCCCTGGATCTCCCTGGCCCGGTTCACGACGTTTTCCACGGTGACGCCGAACTTTTCATAAAGCACGTTCGCCATCGGGGCGGCGCCCATCGGCGTGCCGGGATGGCCGGATTTCGCCTTCTCGACGGCATCCACCGCCAGGAAGCGGATGGTATCGATGCACGTTTGCCCTAAAGCCGCCATGTCCATGCTTCGCTCCCTGGTCCGGTGTCGTCATGCGTCTTCGTGATTGTCTGTCGCCATGACGCCGGAATCCTTACATTCCTCGTGAAAGGTGACGTGTAAGGAACCGGATCGAGGAACGACGAATGGACAGAAGTCCACCCAAGGGGTGATCATATAAGCGATGTCCGGTAACCGGTTCCCAACACCTGGAAAAGGAGGAAAGATGAAAATCCTGAAGTCTCTGTTGTTGTGCACGGCCCTCGTGGCGTTCCTCGCGGCGCCGGCGACCGTGAAGGCCGCGGGCGATTCCCACGGCGACATGAAAAAGATGGAATCCCACGCACCGGCGAAGGGAAAAGCGGCGCTTCCGGCCGCCACGGGGAAAGACCTCTGGGACTACCTCACGAAGGTGAAATACCAGAAGAGCTTCACGCTCTGGCCCGGCAAGGGGAAGCTCTACAAGGGGACGGAGCCGCACGGAGCCCTTCTCACCACCTACGTGAACAAACCCGCGCTTGCGGCGATCAAGGGGAAGAAGGGGACGATGCCCGCCGACGCGATCATCGTCAAGGAGAACTACATGCCGGACAAGAAGCTCGCCGCCATCACCGTCATGTACAAGGTCGCGGGGTACAACCCCGAGGTCGGGGACTGGTTCTGGGCGAAGTACACCCCCGACGGGAAGGTCGAGGCGGAGGGGAAGTCCGGCATGGCGGACATGTGCATCGGGTGCCACGGGAAGGCCAAGGGAAACGATTTTCTGTTCACCGGCCAACTGAAATAATCTCCAACAATGGGGGGAGGGAAACCTCCCCTCCTTGTCCCATCCGGAAGGGAGGAGTTGACGCCATGATCCTGGCAGGCGACGTCGGGGGGACCAAGACCAACCTGGCCCTGTATTCACACGCCGATGAGAGCTTTGGACGCGTCCTCCTGCGATCCTTCCCGAGTTCAGCCTACCCGTCGCTCCAGGCGATCCTCGAAGAGTTCCTCGAGGGACAGGAAAAGGTGACGCTGGCGTGCATCGGCGTGGCGGGGCCGGTGAACGCCGGCCGGAGCCGGCTCACGAACCTTTCCTGGGCCGTGGATCAGGAAGCGGTCCGCCGCGCCTGCGGCGCCCGCGCGGCGTTCCTGATCAACGATCTCCAGGCCATGGCCTTCTCGATCCCGTTCCTCCCTCCGGAAGCGCTGGCGACCCTGCAGAAAGGCGACCCGGACCCGGGAGGAAACATGGCGGTTGCGGCCGCCGGGACGGGCCTCGGGGAAGCGTTTCTCCTTCGAAGCGGCTCCGGGTACCTCCCCGTGGCCTCCGAAGGCGGGCACGTCGACTTCGCCCCCCGGAACGAGCGCGAGGTGGCGCTCCTTTCCTTTCTTCGCAGGGAACACGGCCGGGTGAGCGCGGAACGGGTGATCTCGGGACCGGGGCTGCACAGGGTCTACCGG
This is a stretch of genomic DNA from Deltaproteobacteria bacterium CG2_30_66_27. It encodes these proteins:
- a CDS encoding transaldolase, with the protein product MKLQELNRLGQAVWLDYIRRSFIVSGELQGMVDAGVRGVTSNPTIFEKAIAGSADYDEDLRRLVREGRSDGEIYQALTVEDIRLAADVFLPLYGSSGGADGYVSLEVSPELAHDTNGTVVEGRRLFATVNRPNVMIKVPATPAGVRAIPVLIGEGININVTLIFSIAQYEPVAAAYLQGLENLSKSGGNVEKVASVASFFVSRVDAAVDVELGKQGIAAPPDKVAIDNVKSAYARFREIFRGERWERLAAKGARVQRPLWASTGAKDPLLPDTLYVDSLVGPDTVNTVPPATLNAFLDHGAVGSTLETGVEEARSRLAALPERGIDLERLAQGLQDDGVAAFAGSHRSLMKSIAEKRVRLLSGWAPMSESLGSHRGAVDRALAELKGRQVMRRIWAHDHTVWKPGSAEIRNRLGWLNVAEVMAANTKPMRELADTLRAEGYTDALLLGMGGSSLAPEVFRKTFGVKDGYLDLAVLDSTVPGAVLAQAERLDPAKTVFLVSTKSGDTAETLSFFKFFHNRVTEAVGRGRAGEHFVAITDPGSKLAEIAQAHRFRKTFFNDPNIGGRYSALSYFGLVPAALIGVDLDTLLDRAMTAACNCEGCNCPVGGDNRGARLGIILGELSLAGRDKLTLIASPAIGAFGNWVEQLIAESTGKEGRGIVPVVGEPPGPPEVYGKDRLFVYLRLEGDDSLDGAVQDLENAGHPVVRLRLKDPYDLGGQIFLWEMATAVAGHRIGINPFDQPNVESAKILARRMLDDYRKEGRLPSLVPTLRAGGIAVYGDVLAETPGDALIAFLGQALPGDYVALQAYVQPGAGIDHALLALRSFLRDRYKMATTVGYGPRFLHSTGQMHKGDAGRGLFLQWTADDPLDVPIPDEAGSPASSVTFGILKTAQALGDRQALLDAGRRVLRIHLGPDPLVGFTSLTEALP
- a CDS encoding glucokinase; the protein is MILAGDVGGTKTNLALYSHADESFGRVLLRSFPSSAYPSLQAILEEFLEGQEKVTLACIGVAGPVNAGRSRLTNLSWAVDQEAVRRACGARAAFLINDLQAMAFSIPFLPPEALATLQKGDPDPGGNMAVAAAGTGLGEAFLLRSGSGYLPVASEGGHVDFAPRNEREVALLSFLRREHGRVSAERVISGPGLHRVYRFLHEVEGREEVPEVEARLSSEDPPRVVVSAGVSSQSGTCREALRFFSILYGALAGNVALQYVATGGVFLGGGVPPAILPVLSEGEFLEAFRDKGRFRPFLEKVPVKVVLDETAALLGAARFAQARGEGT